GGCTCCACGAGCCTGAATTAATTGATAGAGCCAGCGATTAAGCTTGTCACCATCAACTGCACCTGGTTCCGTAATTGCGATCGAATAGACCGATTCATCATGTTCGTGGGCAGATTCATGCAGGAATTCTGGATCGATACTCAGGGCATTCTTTAAATCAAATGCCTGCACACCCAGTAATCGATTCAAGTCCAGATCGCAATTCTGGGTCTGGTAAATTTTGGCGATCGCATTCAGCCCCCGCACTTTTTGCGCCAGTGACTGTCTCACCTCAGCAGCGACCAGATCGGTTTTATTGAGCAGAATTACATCGGCAAAAGCGATCTGCTCCTGGGCTTCGCTGCTATCCCAGTGATCCCAGATGTGCTTGGCATCTACCACCGTTACCACCGCATCCAGCTGAGTTTGTCGTAACAACACCTCATCCGTGAAAAAAGACTGAATTACTGGCGCGGGATCGGCTAGTCCAGTGGTTTCAATTACCAGATGATCAAATTGCTCGCGCCGTTCCATCAAATTACTGATGATCCGAATCAAGTCACCTCGGACGGTGCAGCAAATGCAGCCATTATTCATCTCAAAAATTTCTTCGTCAGCATCAATCACCAACTGATGATCAATGCCTACCTCGCCAAACTCATTCACAATCACCGCAATCCGCTGATCATGCTCTTCGGTGAGAATGCGATTTAGCAAAGTTGTTTTGCCAGCGCCCAAATATCCCGTAAGTACAGTGACCGGAACTTTCTGAATTAATGCCATTAGCTTGCTCTTTCTCCCTTTACTAACTGAGTTAGGCCACCACCACCCTGAAACCGATCGTGCGGTTCAAGGCAGTCTCTAGATAACCAGAACGGCTGGCTGAGCGGATTCGGTTTGGGGTATCTAGCCAGCCACCGCCGCGAACTGTGCGTAGTTGTGAGCGTTGGTTTCTTGTCCATGCCTGCCCGTGGTTAGGGGCTCCTCGATAGTTAGCATGCCAGCTATCAGCACACCACTCCCAGACATTGCCATGCATGTCATACAGGCCAAAAGCATTGGCTGAGAAGCTGCCTACAGGTGTGGTTGATTGGCGATAAGTACCGCTATGCTCGGCTTTATAGGTATAGGTGCCAACATAATCAGCAAACTGACTGGAAATTGTTTCGCCCACGTGGAAGGGAGTTTTGGTGCCAGCGCGACAGGCGTATTCCCATTGCGATTCACTCGGCAGTTGATAATGACGGTTGGTGGAATGGCTAAGGCGATCGCAAAACTCCACTGCATCTAGCCAGGATATATTCTCAACCGGTAGATTATGCCCCTGGAAGTAGGAAGGCGTAGGGTCAAGTTCTCGATTCACTCTCGGCAATGCTGCCACCGCCGACCACTGGGCTTGGGTGATTGGATATTTACTCATCAAAAAAGGTGATAGTTTAACGCGATGGCGAGGGAATTCAACACCTCTAGCATCGGTTTCCGTTGGTACTGCTCCCATCAGGAATTGCCCTGGTTCGATCGCCACCATTTCCAAAGCTGTAGCACCATCAAGAGATTCCGATAAGAACTTCGCAATATGCTTTTGACGTTGCTTGATTCTGCCAGTGCGATCGATCGTAGTAACATCAAACGCGAACGTTTTTAAATTGCCAAGCTGCTGACCTTCTAATTTCCCAGGAGCAATGGCAAATGCGCGATCGTGGGCTGCTACCAGAAATCCCACACTACCTAAACCCGCATATTGGAAAAAACGTCTTCGCTTCATTACCGCATCACCTCTTATTAAATTTAGACATGATAGAACTGAGAAGGGAGATTGACAGCATGGAGCTTAGCGATCCCTTCAAGCTATTTGATATATTCTCTGAATCCGTGGCTTTGCCCTGGATAGGAAGCCTCAAACTGGACTAATTCAGAAAAGAATTAAGATAAACACGAACCCTGACACAATCATTACAAGAACTTGAATAGCTAGTTAACAGTTACTTTTCTTGATTGATATACAAAGAGTAAATCGGAATCTTCCGATAGATTTTGTATCCATGAGCACAAATTAGCTTTTGCTTCATAAAACGCAAATATTGCGCTGATTCGCAACATTTTTATTGAATATTCCCGCGATCGCATGGATATGCAACTAGATTGGATAAAGTCAAAGACATCAAGTAAATATTTTCCCAACTTTGTTAAACTCCCGCTTGATCGCATAGGACAGACCATCTTTATAAATTACATGCTTCCCATGCTTTAAGGCTTGCAGACAACAATACTGCACTACATTCATAATATCAGCTCCAGACAATTCATATAGATCTGCTAATTCCTGAAAATCGATCGCTTTATCCAATCTCACTTGTTGAGGAAACATAAGTTGCCATAGCCGCAGTCTTGCTTTGGCATCAGGCATTGGAAAGTGGATGATAGATTGGAATCTACGCACAAAAGCATCATCAATGTTACTTTTCAAGTTTGAGGCGAGGATAACAAGCCCATCATAGTTTTCAACCCTCTGTAGGAGATAGCTTATTTCTTGATTTGCGTATTTGTCATGGGCATCCCTAACATTTGTTCGCTTACCGAATAGCGCATCTGCCTCATCGAAGAATAATATCCAGTCCTTACTTTCAGCTTTGGTAAAGAGGGCAGCTAAGTTTTTTTCTGTTTCCCCGATAAACTTTGAGACCACCATAGATACATCTACTTTGTAGACTTCTTTATTCGTATATTTCCCCAGAAGACATGCTGTCAGAGTTTTCCCAGTCCCTGGAGAACCATAAAAGAGCGCCCGATAACCCCGGTTTAAATTACGTTTCATGCCCCATTCATTGAGAAGAGTTGGGCTATGAATAATCCAGGTTTCAAGATCGTAAATCTGCTCAAGCGTCTGAGCATTTAATACTAAATCGTCCCACTGCATATTAGTGGTAATGCGCTGCGCTGGGAACTGGGTATTGAAATGGGGTGGAGTCACATAACCGTAAATGAACAAATTGACGTATTCCTGAGATAAGACAAGACGGCCACTCATCAGCGGTTCTCCGTTTGTCGGAGCATAAATGGATAAAACTTGTTTTCTTACAAAAAGATGGTTAGGGCTAAATATTTTTTGAAAGCGGATACGATCGCTCAGTTGTGTTCCGCCTAGAATAAACAGTACCGTATCCCCTGTTGGTAAAAATCCCCTATGTGAGACCCCACGACATCCTCCTATTTGAGGATAGTCACCTGCTTCCGGTAATTGAGCAGTAATCGCACGATCGAAAAAATCAGGTTGTAGATGGGGAGCTAATGCAATGATTAGGGTTAGTTGTGCAAAGATATCTAATTGATAAGCTTCAATAAACTTAGATAGAGCTGTTTCCTGTGCCAACCAATCTAGGGGCGGTTTAGGCAGCATTTCTCCCACGTGAGGATTAGTTGCGAAATAGGATTCAATACGCCACTGGATAACCTGCGATAGATATCGAAGTGCGCTCTGAAGAGTGGGGACTTCAATCATACTTCAGTATCTTGGGTTGGCATTGGGTGAGGCAATGACTGAAACTTAGCTGGAAGTAGTAGTTTAGCCATGTGGGTACTTGGCTGAGAGTAAAATAACATCAGGCTTTTACAAAATCGGCGCAATAGAGCTATAACAGCATCCCCTGCTCAAACAGGAAAAGCTTGGGGAGCAAGACTTTAATTCTTTTCATGAATTTTATTTGCGAACTTGCATGTATATTGCTGATCCTTTACAAACATTAAACTTTTGTTTTGATTTCCAACATCTTATGTTGATTCAAAATTATATCTTGAAAGAATATTAAAAAAGAGATAGTTTAAATTTGTGCCCATATACATAATACATATTGTAACTATAGTGACGGATTAACATCAGTTTGAGCTCAGGGAAAAAAGAGCATTATTCAAGAGATGTTTAGAAAATATAATCGCGGATGAATAGGACTAATAAGCTCTGCTAGTGAATGATCGAGAATAACAATTGCTATATTCCTGAGACAATTTTGGCGAATGATTTATGATGCCTTAAAGCTAATGCAAGTTGCATTGCAGAATTACATCAAAGAGGTTGAGCAAACTCTGGATTCGAGTCAAGACATTGTCATTCTGGATAATATTGCAATGGCTGAGGAATTGGGAGGAAATCGTAGCAATATGAATGAACGTATTGTTATGAGTCTGGTTAACTTGGAAGAAGAGACAACGTTAAAAAACTCCCCTAACTACCATATGGTAAATGGACGCACAATCTATCAAAATCCGCCGATCAGCCTCAATTTATTTGTTCTATTTTCAGTCCTTCACAGCGAACAATATGATACGGCGCTGAAGCGGCTGGCCAGAGTCATAGAGTTCTTTCAATGGCAAAGGGAGTTTTCGTTCACAACCACACCGGGACCAAATGGCCTTTCTAAAGATGTTCGGGTCTTGCCCGATCTTTACACCCTCACTTTTGATCAACTCAATCATTTGTGGGGGGCATTGGGAGGTAAACAGGTGCCATTCGTGATGTACCGAACTCGCATGGTAATGCTAGATGCCCAGAAACTTCAGTCTGAAGGTGAGCCAATTAGAGAAAGGGTACTTAAGTAAACTGTTGCGGATGCATCTCAGTCATGAATGTCTCATTCAAGCCAATTCTTCGCCTGGAAATCTGGCACGATTACTATCTTGGTCAACTTGATGGATTGGACACTCTGCCGGCCAACTACGATATTTCAGAGGCGATCGCCCTGATCCCCACATTTCACTGTCAGCATGTGCTGCGAAATTTGCGTTGGCTTTTTCGCCCCCAGCCCTACGGCGCTACATTACTAGCTCATATTGATGCCACTGAAGATACGCATGCTAACTCTGAAACAACAGAAACAACAGGGCTA
The sequence above is a segment of the Pseudanabaena sp. PCC 7367 genome. Coding sequences within it:
- a CDS encoding CobW family GTP-binding protein; the protein is MALIQKVPVTVLTGYLGAGKTTLLNRILTEEHDQRIAVIVNEFGEVGIDHQLVIDADEEIFEMNNGCICCTVRGDLIRIISNLMERREQFDHLVIETTGLADPAPVIQSFFTDEVLLRQTQLDAVVTVVDAKHIWDHWDSSEAQEQIAFADVILLNKTDLVAAEVRQSLAQKVRGLNAIAKIYQTQNCDLDLNRLLGVQAFDLKNALSIDPEFLHESAHEHDESVYSIAITEPGAVDGDKLNRWLYQLIQARGADIFRMKGILNLDNADRRFVFQGVHMTLDGRPGKPWRSGETRRNELVFIGRNLNEAELKEGFQSCMAKTFVHS
- a CDS encoding formylglycine-generating enzyme family protein: MKRRRFFQYAGLGSVGFLVAAHDRAFAIAPGKLEGQQLGNLKTFAFDVTTIDRTGRIKQRQKHIAKFLSESLDGATALEMVAIEPGQFLMGAVPTETDARGVEFPRHRVKLSPFLMSKYPITQAQWSAVAALPRVNRELDPTPSYFQGHNLPVENISWLDAVEFCDRLSHSTNRHYQLPSESQWEYACRAGTKTPFHVGETISSQFADYVGTYTYKAEHSGTYRQSTTPVGSFSANAFGLYDMHGNVWEWCADSWHANYRGAPNHGQAWTRNQRSQLRTVRGGGWLDTPNRIRSASRSGYLETALNRTIGFRVVVA
- a CDS encoding ATP-binding protein, whose protein sequence is MIEVPTLQSALRYLSQVIQWRIESYFATNPHVGEMLPKPPLDWLAQETALSKFIEAYQLDIFAQLTLIIALAPHLQPDFFDRAITAQLPEAGDYPQIGGCRGVSHRGFLPTGDTVLFILGGTQLSDRIRFQKIFSPNHLFVRKQVLSIYAPTNGEPLMSGRLVLSQEYVNLFIYGYVTPPHFNTQFPAQRITTNMQWDDLVLNAQTLEQIYDLETWIIHSPTLLNEWGMKRNLNRGYRALFYGSPGTGKTLTACLLGKYTNKEVYKVDVSMVVSKFIGETEKNLAALFTKAESKDWILFFDEADALFGKRTNVRDAHDKYANQEISYLLQRVENYDGLVILASNLKSNIDDAFVRRFQSIIHFPMPDAKARLRLWQLMFPQQVRLDKAIDFQELADLYELSGADIMNVVQYCCLQALKHGKHVIYKDGLSYAIKREFNKVGKIFT
- a CDS encoding DUF4255 domain-containing protein; protein product: MQVALQNYIKEVEQTLDSSQDIVILDNIAMAEELGGNRSNMNERIVMSLVNLEEETTLKNSPNYHMVNGRTIYQNPPISLNLFVLFSVLHSEQYDTALKRLARVIEFFQWQREFSFTTTPGPNGLSKDVRVLPDLYTLTFDQLNHLWGALGGKQVPFVMYRTRMVMLDAQKLQSEGEPIRERVLK